Proteins encoded together in one Vitis vinifera cultivar Pinot Noir 40024 chromosome 4, ASM3070453v1 window:
- the LOC100260808 gene encoding thiosulfate sulfurtransferase 18 isoform X1 encodes MGVLWAVFRCRFQFLLLFLLLSCSSATEVVTIDVHAAKDLINSGYRYLDVRTVEEFKKGHADVENILNIPYLFTTPEGRVKNPEFLEQVQFACSKEDHLIVGCQSGVRSLAATSVLVSAGFKDVKDIGGGYLAWVQNGLVATKPKEEL; translated from the exons ATGGGTGTTCTTTGGGCTGTGTTCCGTTGTCGATTTCAGTTTCTTCTTCTGTTCCTTCTTTTGTCTTGTAGCTCAGCAACAGAGGTCGTCACCATTGATGTTCACGCAGCTAAGGATCTCATCAATTCAGGCTACCGTTATCTTGATGTCAG GACGGTTGAAGAGTTCAAGAAAGGCCATGCCGATGTGGAGAACATTCTGAACATCCCTTACCTCTTCACCACCCCTGAGG GAAGGGTGAAAAATCCTGAATTCTTGGAGCAGGTTCAGTTTGCTTGTAGCAAGGAAGACCATCTCATCGTG GGCTGTCAAAGTGGGGTGAGATCCCTTGCGGCCACCTCTGTTCTTGTCAGTGCT GGTTTCAAGGATGTGAAGGACATCGGAGGAGGGTATCTGGCGTGGGTGCAGAATGGGCTTGTAGCCACGAAACCAAAAGAGGAGCTGTGA
- the LOC104879123 gene encoding rhodanese-like domain-containing protein 17 isoform X3, producing the protein MASPSSATEVVTIDVHAAKELTNSGYRYLDVRTVEEFKKGHADVENILNIPYLFTTPEGSVCLQQGRSSRRGGVRSLAAASVLVNAGFKDVKDMGGGYEAWVETGLTVTKPKEEEK; encoded by the exons ATGGCCTCTCCTAG CTCTGCAACAGAAGTCGTCACCATTGATGTTCATGCAGCTAAGGAGCTCACCAATTCAGGCTACCGTTATCTTGATGTCAG GACGGTTGAAGAGTTCAAGAAAGGCCATGCCGATGTTGAGAACATTCTGAACATCCCTTACCTCTTCACCACCCCTGAGG GTTCAGTCTGCTTGCAGCAAGGAAGATCATCTCGTCGTG GTGGGGTGAGATCCCTTGCAGCCGCCTCTGTTCTTGTCAATGCT GGTTTCAAGGATGTGAAGGACATGGGAGGAGGCTATGAGGCATGGGTGGAAACTGGACTTACAGTCACCAaaccaaaagaagaagagaagtgA
- the LOC104879123 gene encoding rhodanese-like domain-containing protein 17 isoform X4, translated as MASPSSATEVVTIDVHAAKELTNSGYRYLDVRTVEEFKKGHADVENILNIPYLFTTPEAKMIWMWVWVSERLKIPEFLEQVQSACSKEDHLVVVG; from the exons ATGGCCTCTCCTAG CTCTGCAACAGAAGTCGTCACCATTGATGTTCATGCAGCTAAGGAGCTCACCAATTCAGGCTACCGTTATCTTGATGTCAG GACGGTTGAAGAGTTCAAGAAAGGCCATGCCGATGTTGAGAACATTCTGAACATCCCTTACCTCTTCACCACCCCTGAGG CAAAGATGATATGGATGTGGGTATGGGTTTCAGAAAGGCTGAAAATTCCTGAATTCTTGGAGCAGGTTCAGTCTGCTTGCAGCAAGGAAGATCATCTCGTCGTG GTGGGGTGA
- the LOC104879123 gene encoding thiosulfate sulfurtransferase 18 isoform X2, whose amino-acid sequence MASPSSATEVVTIDVHAAKELTNSGYRYLDVRTVEEFKKGHADVENILNIPYLFTTPEERLKIPEFLEQVQSACSKEDHLVVVIFHLISGLNHNKYNLDEFSEIVYLFSMNGCLGGVRSLAAASVLVNAGFKDVKDMGGGYEAWVETGLTVTKPKEEEK is encoded by the exons ATGGCCTCTCCTAG CTCTGCAACAGAAGTCGTCACCATTGATGTTCATGCAGCTAAGGAGCTCACCAATTCAGGCTACCGTTATCTTGATGTCAG GACGGTTGAAGAGTTCAAGAAAGGCCATGCCGATGTTGAGAACATTCTGAACATCCCTTACCTCTTCACCACCCCTGAGG AAAGGCTGAAAATTCCTGAATTCTTGGAGCAGGTTCAGTCTGCTTGCAGCAAGGAAGATCATCTCGTCGTGgtaatttttcatttgatttccggATTGAATCATAACAAATATAATCTTGATGAATTTTCtgaaattgtttatttattctcaaTGAATGGATGTCTAGGTGGGGTGAGATCCCTTGCAGCCGCCTCTGTTCTTGTCAATGCT GGTTTCAAGGATGTGAAGGACATGGGAGGAGGCTATGAGGCATGGGTGGAAACTGGACTTACAGTCACCAaaccaaaagaagaagagaagtgA
- the LOC100260808 gene encoding rhodanese-like domain-containing protein 17 isoform X2 translates to MGVLWAVFRCRFQFLLLFLLLSCSSATEVVTIDVHAAKDLINSGYRYLDVRTVEEFKKGHADVENILNIPYLFTTPEGRVKNPEFLEQVQFACSKEDHLIVGCQSGVRSLAATSVLVSAETNIGQLCHWVLRAQNFSLI, encoded by the exons ATGGGTGTTCTTTGGGCTGTGTTCCGTTGTCGATTTCAGTTTCTTCTTCTGTTCCTTCTTTTGTCTTGTAGCTCAGCAACAGAGGTCGTCACCATTGATGTTCACGCAGCTAAGGATCTCATCAATTCAGGCTACCGTTATCTTGATGTCAG GACGGTTGAAGAGTTCAAGAAAGGCCATGCCGATGTGGAGAACATTCTGAACATCCCTTACCTCTTCACCACCCCTGAGG GAAGGGTGAAAAATCCTGAATTCTTGGAGCAGGTTCAGTTTGCTTGTAGCAAGGAAGACCATCTCATCGTG GGCTGTCAAAGTGGGGTGAGATCCCTTGCGGCCACCTCTGTTCTTGTCAGTGCT GAAACAAACATAGGCCAACTATGTCATTGGGTTTTAAGGGCTCAAAATttctcattaatttaa
- the LOC100260808 gene encoding thiosulfate sulfurtransferase 18 isoform X3 → MDSQSSATEVVTIDVHAAKDLINSGYRYLDVRTVEEFKKGHADVENILNIPYLFTTPEGRVKNPEFLEQVQFACSKEDHLIVGCQSGVRSLAATSVLVSAGFKDVKDIGGGYLAWVQNGLVATKPKEEL, encoded by the exons ATGGACTCTCAGAG CTCAGCAACAGAGGTCGTCACCATTGATGTTCACGCAGCTAAGGATCTCATCAATTCAGGCTACCGTTATCTTGATGTCAG GACGGTTGAAGAGTTCAAGAAAGGCCATGCCGATGTGGAGAACATTCTGAACATCCCTTACCTCTTCACCACCCCTGAGG GAAGGGTGAAAAATCCTGAATTCTTGGAGCAGGTTCAGTTTGCTTGTAGCAAGGAAGACCATCTCATCGTG GGCTGTCAAAGTGGGGTGAGATCCCTTGCGGCCACCTCTGTTCTTGTCAGTGCT GGTTTCAAGGATGTGAAGGACATCGGAGGAGGGTATCTGGCGTGGGTGCAGAATGGGCTTGTAGCCACGAAACCAAAAGAGGAGCTGTGA
- the LOC104879123 gene encoding thiosulfate sulfurtransferase 18 isoform X1: MASPSSATEVVTIDVHAAKELTNSGYRYLDVRTVEEFKKGHADVENILNIPYLFTTPEAKMIWMWVWVSERLKIPEFLEQVQSACSKEDHLVVVIFHLISGLNHNKYNLDEFSEIVYLFSMNGCLGGVRSLAAASVLVNAGFKDVKDMGGGYEAWVETGLTVTKPKEEEK; encoded by the exons ATGGCCTCTCCTAG CTCTGCAACAGAAGTCGTCACCATTGATGTTCATGCAGCTAAGGAGCTCACCAATTCAGGCTACCGTTATCTTGATGTCAG GACGGTTGAAGAGTTCAAGAAAGGCCATGCCGATGTTGAGAACATTCTGAACATCCCTTACCTCTTCACCACCCCTGAGG CAAAGATGATATGGATGTGGGTATGGGTTTCAGAAAGGCTGAAAATTCCTGAATTCTTGGAGCAGGTTCAGTCTGCTTGCAGCAAGGAAGATCATCTCGTCGTGgtaatttttcatttgatttccggATTGAATCATAACAAATATAATCTTGATGAATTTTCtgaaattgtttatttattctcaaTGAATGGATGTCTAGGTGGGGTGAGATCCCTTGCAGCCGCCTCTGTTCTTGTCAATGCT GGTTTCAAGGATGTGAAGGACATGGGAGGAGGCTATGAGGCATGGGTGGAAACTGGACTTACAGTCACCAaaccaaaagaagaagagaagtgA